A single window of Paenibacillus sp. FSL H8-0537 DNA harbors:
- a CDS encoding flagellin, with product MRINHNITALNTHRNMTLNNAAAGKNMEKLSSGLRINRAADDAAGLAVSEKMRGQIRGLEQAQKNVQDGVSFVQTAEGAMNEVSSMLTRMKELNVQKLNDTYSSGDKANIDVELNELGSQIKSIMTDTKFNGMAITSGATIQSDDNAQTIKIGSITTTDFNALNSSSALSTIETAIKSVSTERAKLGAVQNRLEYTSNNLGTTVENLTASESRIRDTDMASEMVKLTKNNILLQASQSMLAQANSQPQGVLSLLQ from the coding sequence ATGCGTATTAATCACAACATCACAGCTTTGAACACTCACCGTAACATGACTTTGAACAACGCTGCAGCAGGTAAGAACATGGAGAAACTTTCTTCAGGTCTTCGTATCAACCGTGCGGCTGACGATGCTGCTGGTCTGGCAGTATCCGAAAAAATGCGTGGTCAAATCCGTGGTCTTGAGCAAGCTCAAAAGAACGTTCAAGACGGCGTATCCTTCGTACAAACAGCTGAGGGCGCAATGAACGAAGTTAGCTCCATGCTGACTCGTATGAAAGAATTGAACGTACAAAAGCTGAACGATACTTACAGCTCCGGCGACAAAGCTAACATTGACGTTGAGTTGAACGAGTTGGGTTCGCAAATCAAGAGCATCATGACTGATACTAAATTCAACGGCATGGCAATTACAAGCGGTGCTACAATTCAATCGGATGATAATGCACAAACGATTAAAATCGGTAGCATTACTACTACTGATTTTAATGCTCTTAACAGCAGCAGTGCTCTTTCTACTATCGAAACAGCTATCAAATCCGTTTCGACTGAGCGCGCTAAGCTTGGTGCTGTTCAAAACCGTTTGGAGTACACTTCCAACAACCTGGGTACAACTGTTGAGAACCTGACTGCTTCCGAATCCCGTATTCGTGATACAGACATGGCTAGTGAAATGGTTAAGCTTACGAAGAACAACATTCTTCTTCAAGCTTCCCAATCGATGCTTGCTCAAGCAAACTCGCAACCACAAGGCGTTCTGTCCTTGCTGCAATAA
- the csrA gene encoding carbon storage regulator CsrA: MLVLSRKKGESILIGEHIELTVLEVVGDTVKLGIKAPKEVELLRKELYVSVENMNMNAGQSVITANELKNQFKNLKKN, encoded by the coding sequence ATGCTGGTGCTTTCAAGAAAAAAAGGAGAATCCATTCTAATCGGCGAGCATATTGAGCTTACCGTCCTGGAGGTAGTGGGAGATACGGTGAAGCTAGGCATTAAAGCGCCAAAGGAAGTGGAGCTTTTAAGAAAAGAGCTGTATGTCTCCGTTGAGAATATGAACATGAATGCAGGGCAATCGGTTATAACGGCCAACGAGCTGAAAAATCAATTCAAAAATCTTAAAAAAAATTGA
- the fliW gene encoding flagellar assembly protein FliW — MIVETTRFGSLEYSPEQIISFVVGIPGFKQYDKFMIVGIEDSPFQYLQSLEDGELAFIIVSPFEFFPNYEFDLSEQVKEELEIKDGESLEIYNIVRVPEELSSATINLLAPIIMNTTKQMAVQYILPNSPYSIQHQLFSDDLKTGGE; from the coding sequence ATGATAGTAGAAACAACGCGGTTTGGATCGCTTGAATATAGTCCAGAGCAAATCATATCATTCGTGGTGGGTATTCCTGGTTTTAAGCAGTACGACAAATTTATGATTGTAGGCATAGAAGATAGTCCTTTTCAGTATTTGCAATCGTTGGAGGATGGCGAGTTAGCCTTCATTATCGTGTCGCCTTTCGAGTTCTTTCCTAATTATGAGTTTGATTTATCAGAACAGGTAAAGGAAGAACTTGAGATTAAGGATGGAGAGAGCTTGGAAATCTATAATATTGTAAGAGTACCTGAGGAGTTGTCATCAGCAACGATTAATTTACTTGCTCCTATTATTATGAATACGACAAAGCAAATGGCGGTACAATATATTCTGCCAAATAGTCCCTATTCCATTCAGCATCAGCTGTTCAGTGACGATTTGAAGACAGGAGGGGAATAG
- the flgL gene encoding flagellar hook-associated protein FlgL: MALRITQGMMHAQLTRNISKNLNKMADIQNQSSTGMKLHKASDNPVGITYSLRYRTELGSNDQYEKNTDQALSWLDYTDSVINQAGDVLQRVKELATQAANGTNPQEALDAIKSEIVELKTQLVDIANSKFNGKYIFNGEKFNEVPFDTSAAGFDAKNIVTDTESVEYALGANVTVGISLTGNSVFGDADPAGTGNNVFSVLDRLMTAMTPPTTSYDAISNEIPSIETSMDRMLNARAAVGAKVNRVELMQNRIADFKLSLTDMQSKVEDADLEQVLIDSTTAQNIYEASLSVGAKVISKSLVDFLS; this comes from the coding sequence ATGGCACTTCGTATTACACAAGGTATGATGCATGCTCAGCTTACACGAAATATCAGTAAAAATTTAAACAAGATGGCCGATATCCAGAACCAGTCCTCCACTGGCATGAAGCTGCATAAGGCGTCTGATAATCCAGTAGGGATAACCTACTCCCTTCGATATCGTACAGAGCTTGGCTCAAATGATCAGTATGAGAAAAATACGGACCAGGCTTTGTCTTGGCTGGATTATACGGATAGCGTTATTAACCAAGCCGGTGACGTTTTGCAGAGGGTGAAGGAGCTTGCAACCCAAGCGGCTAACGGTACTAATCCTCAGGAAGCGCTCGATGCGATCAAAAGTGAAATTGTTGAGTTGAAAACTCAATTGGTTGATATTGCAAACAGTAAATTTAACGGCAAGTATATTTTTAATGGTGAGAAGTTTAATGAGGTTCCTTTCGATACGTCGGCAGCTGGTTTTGATGCTAAAAATATTGTTACCGATACAGAAAGCGTTGAGTATGCTTTAGGCGCCAACGTAACAGTCGGAATAAGCTTGACAGGAAATTCGGTATTTGGAGATGCGGATCCAGCTGGAACTGGAAATAATGTGTTTTCGGTCCTGGATCGCTTGATGACGGCTATGACTCCTCCAACTACCAGTTATGATGCTATTTCAAATGAAATCCCAAGTATTGAAACGAGCATGGATCGGATGCTAAATGCCCGGGCAGCTGTTGGAGCTAAAGTCAACCGGGTTGAGCTCATGCAAAATCGAATCGCAGACTTTAAATTAAGTCTTACAGATATGCAATCCAAAGTTGAGGATGCTGATCTGGAGCAGGTGCTTATTGATTCGACTACAGCGCAAAATATTTATGAGGCTTCATTATCCGTTGGGGCAAAGGTTATCAGCAAATCATTGGTAGACTTTTTAAGTTAA
- the flgK gene encoding flagellar hook-associated protein FlgK, whose translation MTSTFHSLETSKRSLITQQVALTTLSHNIANANTEGYTRQKVTMVATRPMEAYGMTKSTAPGQIGTGVEYTSITRIRDAFLDAQYRDQSDIAGTTAVQMDTLSKLESFVNEPSDTGIRTVLSDFWNAWSDLSKDPENVTARQILVERTQALTDTFNGLSKQLSDLDADINMTIDTSAEQANSMMSSIAALNDQIKKIESLGDNANDLRDQRDLLTDKLSKLVNVTVTDTEDGYTINMGGANLVTGGETTPLTALSLEQSYNNGTLTGGEVHGMFVSLDTVAEFVGQLDTLANTIVNGKFDVTIPKGSVLPGTTVPTTADQVMTVDGINGLHQLGYTLGNPAAAGQPLFTIKAGSTTITAASIQINSDIAADSNLIASSMRTTTDGAGVTTVIKGNNTLALLMSQMTEAKFSFDETATGGGIKEATLGDFYSALVGALGVKSQSAARENSNAEAQLAQVDGSRMSTSGVSLDEEMSDMIKYQYAYSAAARFMTTFDEMLNKLINNTGVVGR comes from the coding sequence ATGACCTCAACTTTTCATTCATTAGAGACATCGAAGCGAAGCCTGATTACCCAGCAGGTCGCTTTGACTACACTCAGTCATAACATTGCAAACGCCAACACAGAAGGATATACACGGCAAAAAGTAACAATGGTGGCAACCCGTCCAATGGAAGCCTATGGCATGACGAAATCCACAGCACCAGGTCAAATCGGAACAGGTGTAGAATATACATCGATTACACGTATCCGCGATGCTTTTCTCGATGCGCAGTACCGTGATCAATCGGATATTGCTGGAACAACGGCTGTGCAGATGGATACGCTGAGCAAACTTGAATCTTTTGTTAATGAACCGTCGGACACAGGTATTCGTACCGTTTTGTCGGATTTCTGGAATGCTTGGTCAGATCTCAGCAAAGATCCAGAAAATGTAACGGCTCGCCAAATACTTGTAGAACGTACTCAAGCACTAACCGATACCTTTAATGGACTTAGCAAGCAATTGTCCGATCTTGATGCTGACATTAATATGACGATCGACACCTCGGCGGAGCAAGCCAATTCCATGATGAGCTCCATCGCGGCGTTGAACGACCAAATTAAAAAAATAGAATCGCTTGGCGACAATGCCAACGACCTTCGCGACCAGCGTGATCTGTTAACGGATAAGTTGTCCAAACTCGTAAATGTTACCGTTACGGATACAGAGGATGGATATACCATTAATATGGGAGGTGCAAACCTCGTTACTGGTGGAGAAACGACGCCTCTAACGGCTCTTTCGCTGGAGCAGTCCTATAATAATGGCACTCTGACTGGCGGAGAGGTTCACGGGATGTTTGTATCTTTGGATACAGTTGCTGAATTTGTCGGGCAGTTGGATACACTTGCTAATACGATTGTGAACGGCAAGTTCGATGTTACGATTCCTAAAGGCTCTGTCTTGCCGGGAACGACGGTGCCTACAACGGCCGATCAAGTGATGACGGTCGACGGTATAAATGGGCTGCATCAGCTTGGATATACACTTGGCAATCCGGCTGCTGCTGGACAACCGTTGTTTACGATAAAGGCAGGATCTACAACGATAACTGCAGCAAGCATCCAAATTAACTCCGACATTGCTGCAGACTCAAACCTAATTGCTTCTTCCATGCGAACAACAACAGATGGTGCAGGTGTTACGACAGTTATAAAAGGCAATAACACTTTAGCGCTGCTCATGTCTCAAATGACCGAAGCAAAGTTCTCCTTCGATGAGACGGCTACTGGTGGCGGAATAAAGGAAGCTACATTAGGAGATTTCTACAGCGCCTTGGTAGGTGCGCTAGGAGTTAAGAGCCAATCAGCTGCCCGGGAAAACTCCAATGCGGAAGCCCAACTGGCTCAAGTAGACGGAAGCCGGATGTCTACCAGTGGTGTTTCCTTGGATGAGGAAATGTCCGATATGATTAAATATCAATATGCTTACAGTGCAGCGGCGCGCTTTATGACGACGTTTGATGAGATGCTGAATAAGCTCATTAATAATACGGGTGTAGTAGGACGTTAA
- a CDS encoding flagellar protein FlgN, whose protein sequence is MSLELIADTLQQQLKLYRTLLEIEQSKKDMIIQNDVLQLNVHTQKQKLLVAKAEELERMRTQLTSRYFKDIGFRIRSGILAELIRSVTDPVIKSQLMEMHGQLNTVLAQLKEASTLNQQLIKQSLSFLDFSISLMMDDPNEDLVYQHPMNQYPGSKRNGLFDSKA, encoded by the coding sequence ATGTCTCTTGAGTTAATTGCAGATACTCTGCAGCAGCAGTTAAAGCTCTATAGAACCCTGTTGGAAATTGAACAGAGTAAGAAGGACATGATTATTCAGAATGATGTTCTGCAATTAAATGTACACACTCAGAAGCAGAAGCTGCTTGTTGCAAAGGCAGAAGAGCTTGAGCGTATGCGAACCCAGCTGACTTCCCGTTATTTTAAAGATATCGGTTTTAGAATCCGCAGTGGTATTTTAGCTGAGCTGATTCGCTCCGTCACTGATCCTGTCATCAAATCCCAGCTGATGGAGATGCACGGTCAGCTCAATACGGTACTGGCTCAGCTTAAGGAAGCAAGTACTTTAAACCAGCAATTAATTAAACAATCGTTGTCTTTTCTGGATTTCTCAATCAGCCTGATGATGGATGACCCGAATGAGGATCTTGTCTATCAGCATCCGATGAATCAATATCCAGGCAGTAAGCGCAATGGATTATTTGATAGTAAAGCTTAA
- the flgM gene encoding flagellar biosynthesis anti-sigma factor FlgM, which produces MNKLKINEPGRIHSINQYQKKNDMAVNNANKKQKKDEVQISAAAKEMLSTSQTNGPERAKQIESLKQSITSGTYHVDSGKLAEKLLPYFSNNPSE; this is translated from the coding sequence GTGAATAAATTGAAGATAAATGAACCTGGTCGTATCCACTCGATTAACCAGTACCAGAAGAAGAATGACATGGCAGTGAATAATGCCAATAAGAAGCAGAAGAAGGATGAGGTGCAAATCTCAGCCGCCGCGAAGGAGATGCTCTCTACGAGTCAGACGAATGGCCCTGAACGCGCTAAGCAAATTGAGAGCTTGAAGCAATCCATAACATCTGGAACGTATCACGTTGATTCAGGCAAGCTGGCTGAGAAGCTGCTTCCTTACTTCAGCAACAATCCAAGTGAATGA